Below is a window of Halodesulfovibrio sp. MK-HDV DNA.
GACTGGGTGTTTGATACCGCTACAGGTCAGCTTTCTCGGAGGTGTCTTCAACGACCACCAATTGAATTGGAAATCAGACAGACAGGCTGGGAATGGTGGGAGTATTTTGCGCCGCATCATTATTTAAAGCTGCCGCACATGATCGCTGCCACCTGTTATGTTGGATTCGTGAATGGGGAGCCAGTGGCACATTTGGCTGTAAGCACCCGTTCAAGAAACGAAGCAAGGGCGTGCCGATTGGTAGTTATGCCGGAATGGCAGGGCGCAGGTGTGGGACTTCGGTTCTTAAATGCTGTTTGTGATTTGTGGCGGAGAGGCGAGAACAGATATGAAAGACCAATGCCCGTTCTGTTCCATACTTCGCATCCCGGACTGGCGACAGCTTTAAGACGGCAGCGGAAATGGTGTCAGGTGAGCGCTAAATTATATGGCGCGAACAAGGTGCGCTGTGCAAAGAGCTTGGCACAGAGCGCAGAAAGGCGCGGAAAAAAGAAAACAGCAATGTCGGGCTATGGTGGCCATTTCCGAGCGGTACAAGGCTTTCGCTATATGGGGGATGCCCCATGCGAGTAGTAATCATAGGGCAAGGTTGGCTTGCTGCAGAAGTTCTAAAGAAGGTTAATAAGCTTGATGACGTGCAGGTCATCGCGATTTCACCTGAAAAGAGAAATGATCGTTTTGAGAACTTAGCCAATGGGCTTGGTGTGATGGTAATTGCAGCACTGGAAGAACTACCAGAATGTGACGTTGTTTTAGCTGCGCATTGTCACCGCTTTGTATCAAAGGCTATACGGAGTAAAGCAACGCATGATGTGCTTGCCTACCATCCGTCATTACTTCCTCGGCATCGAGGCAAAGATGCCATTCACT
It encodes the following:
- a CDS encoding GNAT family N-acetyltransferase, with protein sequence MLRPYRVLSTGEKFRAELARIVSEKPEQIVIDEFTSVVDRQIAKVGAHAFAKAWRRTSGKAVLLSCHYDIVEWLQPDWVFDTATGQLSRRCLQRPPIELEIRQTGWEWWEYFAPHHYLKLPHMIAATCYVGFVNGEPVAHLAVSTRSRNEARACRLVVMPEWQGAGVGLRFLNAVCDLWRRGENRYERPMPVLFHTSHPGLATALRRQRKWCQVSAKLYGANKVRCAKSLAQSAERRGKKKTAMSGYGGHFRAVQGFRYMGDAPCE
- a CDS encoding formyltransferase family protein; protein product: MRVVIIGQGWLAAEVLKKVNKLDDVQVIAISPEKRNDRFENLANGLGVMVIAALEELPECDVVLAAHCHRFVSKAIRSKATHDVLAYHPSLLPRHRGKDAIHWTLAMKDPIAGGTVYKMDDGADTGEIIIQDWCHVAADETPQLLWRRVLALWVFTC